In one window of Candidatus Avedoeria danica DNA:
- a CDS encoding VWA domain-containing protein: MARRTGPTTDGPRGRRAVMDATGRLVVLHPLSGLAAAAGALCIVWLVRRAGAGRRALGLRTVIGLAVAAAIADPRWVVGANAARMFVVDVSASIAPEAQATAGALGGGGDGSGGTEAAMRLAFGDESASALGPAIDLAARALPDGGRIVVASDGAATDGDAGVASAALAAAGGVQVDAVRLAGRTRADAAVLQLLAPTTWRSGDFGRVDVVVVASQPLSGTVSLAVDGRVVQAHDVGIGTTPSRVAFTVAVPDGTAPMQLEAAVQAGGDREPTNDRRAWAVQRAAAPRVLVVGDSAEAVGLADALAAEGIVSSVLGPGRLGGRLSALDGWDACVLVDTPADALGVDQIATLEGIVAERGQGLVLTGGRQSFLQGGWRGTGLARLSPLALEAPPHGDREAVALLLLIDRSASMAGGDAATRLTKLDLAREAAVLAAEVLQPGDMLGVMAYDTTTEWILPLAPIGSGGDRVAVEGRLRTLSAGGGTLIGRALADGLPALAAAQAPTRHAILLSDGRDAGESDEPLLAAVQTARSLGVTFSTLGIGLDADPDLLGRLAQLGRGRAYRAVEAADLPRLTVEESEIVRARAERTGEFRAQLAGDEPSALVAGVDVGLLPELTGYLALRPRPGVDIALRTPTGDPLLAGWQVGLGRVAAWTSDVGAEWAAAWPGDAAARAALARAVRWTARKPNAGGLEATAVTDDATGVTAVTVDAVAADGSPLDLAAATLVISDTEGSSTTRLAAVGPGRYAGAVTLARTGAWPAAVVVEHGGGRSAAALTVARGYAPELVPDAGGAARLGAVAAAGGGRVLDADAALEPSGEGRTWPLWPAFAVLAGLLWPVDVAWQLAGKRKAMA, encoded by the coding sequence GTGGCGCGCCGCACCGGCCCGACGACCGACGGTCCGCGTGGCCGGCGTGCGGTGATGGACGCGACCGGTCGGCTCGTCGTCCTCCACCCTCTGTCCGGCCTCGCCGCCGCCGCGGGGGCGCTGTGCATCGTGTGGCTCGTGCGTCGGGCGGGCGCTGGGCGGCGTGCGCTCGGGCTGCGGACCGTGATCGGCCTGGCGGTGGCCGCGGCCATCGCCGACCCGCGGTGGGTCGTCGGCGCGAACGCAGCCCGGATGTTCGTCGTCGACGTGTCGGCCAGCATCGCCCCCGAGGCGCAGGCGACGGCCGGTGCCCTCGGCGGCGGCGGCGACGGCAGCGGAGGCACGGAGGCAGCGATGCGGCTCGCCTTCGGCGATGAAAGCGCGTCGGCGCTTGGTCCGGCGATCGACCTGGCCGCGCGCGCGCTGCCGGACGGCGGGCGGATCGTCGTGGCCAGCGACGGGGCGGCGACGGACGGCGACGCGGGCGTCGCATCCGCGGCGCTGGCAGCTGCCGGCGGCGTGCAGGTGGACGCCGTGCGGTTGGCAGGGCGGACGCGCGCCGATGCCGCCGTGCTGCAGCTGTTGGCACCCACAACGTGGCGCAGCGGGGACTTCGGCCGTGTCGATGTCGTCGTGGTGGCGAGCCAGCCGCTCTCGGGGACGGTCAGCCTGGCCGTCGACGGCCGCGTCGTACAGGCGCACGACGTCGGGATCGGGACGACACCGTCGCGGGTCGCGTTCACGGTGGCGGTGCCGGACGGCACGGCGCCGATGCAGCTCGAGGCCGCGGTGCAGGCCGGCGGCGACCGCGAGCCGACGAACGATCGTCGGGCGTGGGCCGTTCAGCGGGCGGCGGCGCCGCGGGTGCTGGTGGTGGGCGACTCCGCCGAAGCGGTCGGCCTGGCGGACGCGCTGGCGGCCGAGGGAATCGTGTCATCCGTGCTCGGGCCCGGACGGCTCGGCGGGCGGCTCTCGGCGCTGGACGGCTGGGACGCGTGCGTGCTCGTCGACACCCCGGCGGATGCGCTCGGGGTCGATCAGATCGCCACGTTGGAGGGCATCGTCGCCGAGCGGGGCCAGGGCCTGGTGCTGACGGGCGGTCGGCAGAGCTTTCTGCAGGGCGGCTGGCGGGGCACGGGCCTGGCGCGCCTGTCGCCGCTGGCGCTCGAGGCGCCGCCGCACGGCGACCGCGAGGCGGTGGCCTTGCTCCTCCTCATCGACCGCAGCGCCTCGATGGCCGGCGGCGACGCCGCCACGCGGCTGACGAAGCTCGATCTGGCGCGCGAGGCGGCGGTGCTGGCGGCCGAAGTGCTGCAGCCGGGCGACATGCTCGGGGTGATGGCGTACGACACAACGACGGAGTGGATCCTGCCGCTGGCGCCGATCGGTTCGGGCGGCGACCGCGTGGCCGTCGAGGGGCGGCTGCGGACGCTGTCGGCCGGCGGCGGCACGCTGATCGGCCGCGCGCTGGCCGACGGCCTGCCGGCGTTGGCCGCCGCGCAGGCGCCGACCCGGCACGCGATCCTGCTCAGCGACGGGCGGGATGCCGGCGAGTCGGACGAGCCGCTGCTCGCGGCCGTTCAAACGGCGAGATCGTTGGGCGTGACGTTCTCGACGCTCGGCATCGGGCTGGACGCCGATCCCGATCTGCTCGGCCGGCTCGCCCAACTGGGCCGCGGCCGCGCGTACCGAGCGGTTGAGGCCGCCGACCTGCCGCGCCTGACCGTCGAAGAGAGTGAGATCGTGCGGGCGCGGGCCGAGCGGACCGGTGAGTTCCGCGCGCAGCTGGCCGGCGACGAACCGTCCGCGCTCGTCGCCGGGGTCGACGTCGGCCTCCTGCCCGAGCTGACGGGCTACCTGGCGCTGCGGCCGCGACCGGGCGTCGACATCGCGCTCCGCACCCCGACCGGCGACCCGTTGCTGGCCGGTTGGCAGGTCGGCCTCGGCCGAGTGGCAGCCTGGACGAGCGACGTCGGTGCCGAGTGGGCCGCGGCATGGCCGGGCGACGCGGCGGCGCGCGCGGCGCTGGCCCGCGCGGTGCGCTGGACGGCGCGCAAGCCGAACGCCGGCGGCCTCGAGGCGACCGCCGTGACGGACGACGCGACGGGGGTGACGGCGGTCACCGTCGACGCCGTCGCGGCGGACGGCAGTCCGCTCGACCTGGCGGCGGCGACGCTCGTCATCTCGGACACCGAGGGCAGCAGCACGACGCGGCTGGCCGCCGTCGGGCCGGGACGCTACGCCGGGGCCGTGACCCTCGCCCGCACGGGCGCGTGGCCCGCCGCCGTCGTCGTCGAGCACGGGGGCGGTCGGTCGGCCGCGGCGTTGACCGTGGCCCGCGGCTACGCGCCGGAACTCGTGCCTGACGCGGGCGGTGCCGCCCGGCTCGGCGCGGTCGCGGCGGCGGGGGGCGGGCGGGTGTTGGACGCCGACGCGGCGTTGGAGCCGTCGGGCGAGGGACGGACATGGCCGTTGTGGCCGGCGTTCGCGGTGTTGGCCGGGCTGTTGTGGCCGGTGGACGTGGCGTGGCAGTTGGCCGGGAAGCGCAAGGCGATGGCCTAG
- a CDS encoding AAA family ATPase: MDPETFRARFAAIEREVGRVIVGHEELIRLTVTALVAGGHALVEGVPGLGKTLLMRTLAEVIDGVFSRIQFTPDLMPADIVGTQVLYEDPAGGRQFRFEPGPIFANFVLADEINRATPKTQSAMLEAMQEQTVTVGKQTYRLPQPFFVLATQNPIEMEGTFPLPEAQLDRFLFKLDVSFPSIAELVTIAERTTGAETPRPLRVAGVDTVLAMGRLARDVPVAAEVIDYAARLIRATHPQDPTAPPLVRDAVRYGASPRALQAILLGAKIQAVMNGRLHVARADIRAVTPHAIRHRIILSFAGQAEGVEVDRVVGEVVRGVGE, encoded by the coding sequence ATGGACCCCGAGACCTTCCGCGCCCGCTTCGCGGCGATCGAGCGCGAGGTCGGGCGGGTGATCGTGGGGCACGAGGAGCTGATCCGGCTGACGGTGACGGCGCTGGTGGCGGGCGGGCACGCGCTGGTGGAAGGGGTGCCGGGCCTCGGGAAGACGCTCCTCATGCGGACGCTGGCCGAGGTGATCGACGGCGTCTTCAGCCGGATCCAGTTCACGCCCGACCTCATGCCGGCCGACATCGTCGGCACACAGGTGCTGTACGAGGACCCGGCGGGGGGGCGGCAGTTCCGGTTCGAACCGGGGCCGATCTTCGCGAACTTCGTCCTGGCGGACGAGATCAACCGGGCGACGCCGAAGACGCAGTCGGCGATGCTCGAGGCGATGCAGGAGCAGACCGTCACCGTCGGCAAGCAGACGTATCGACTGCCGCAGCCGTTCTTCGTGCTGGCCACGCAGAACCCGATCGAGATGGAGGGCACGTTCCCGCTGCCCGAGGCGCAGCTCGACCGCTTCTTGTTCAAGCTCGACGTGTCGTTCCCGTCCATCGCCGAGCTCGTGACGATCGCCGAGCGCACGACCGGCGCCGAAACGCCGCGTCCGCTGCGCGTGGCCGGCGTCGACACGGTGCTGGCGATGGGCCGCCTGGCGCGCGACGTCCCGGTGGCGGCCGAGGTGATCGACTATGCTGCCCGCCTGATCCGCGCCACGCACCCCCAGGACCCGACCGCACCACCGCTGGTGCGCGACGCGGTGCGCTACGGCGCAAGCCCGCGGGCGCTGCAGGCGATCCTGTTGGGCGCGAAGATCCAGGCCGTGATGAACGGCCGCCTGCACGTGGCGCGCGCGGACATCCGGGCGGTGACGCCGCATGCGATCCGGCACCGGATCATCCTGAGCTTCGCGGGGCAGGCGGAAGGCGTGGAGGTGGATCGGGTGGTGGGTGAGGTGGTGCGGGGGGTCGGCGAGTAG
- the ybeY gene encoding rRNA maturation RNase YbeY → MDALAVAPEAEVSIVIADDDYVHRLNLAYRGYDKPTDVLSFRAEADVDGWPGSGAILGDIVISLPYAGRSAAARRAPVVDELRLLVVHGLLHLLGHDDADEAGAEAMRREEVRLGVRTAEDAAADAVR, encoded by the coding sequence ATGGATGCGCTCGCCGTCGCGCCCGAGGCCGAGGTGTCCATCGTCATCGCCGACGACGACTACGTGCATCGGCTGAATCTGGCCTACCGCGGGTACGACAAGCCGACGGACGTGCTCAGCTTTCGGGCGGAGGCGGACGTCGACGGCTGGCCGGGCAGCGGGGCGATCCTCGGCGACATCGTCATCTCTCTGCCGTATGCGGGGCGGAGCGCTGCGGCGCGACGTGCGCCGGTCGTCGACGAGCTGCGGCTGCTGGTGGTGCACGGGCTGCTGCACCTGCTCGGGCACGACGATGCGGACGAGGCGGGGGCGGAGGCGATGCGGCGGGAGGAAGTGCGGCTCGGCGTGCGCACCGCGGAGGACGCCGCCGCGGATGCGGTGCGTTGA
- a CDS encoding HDIG domain-containing protein, which produces MPPTAPSPADFAFRPGLAESAARLRAWVKRRPRRFVLALGVALVTGLTAVLALPLAVADTGLIAGGPSPRTILASRDLRFSSRLQTERRRADAEAAVAPVYKPKDMLITAAQVGRARAVLDQVAALRVATDVTRAAALLALAEVPELQAPGAGPSDLGDALLGLDDVAFDEVRAEVPAVVNATLRVPVRADSLSAARGSTIANVKREIGQANTELIADLAGRFVVPNSLLDEAATAAARTRAREEVAPVEVAIARGQAIMAEGEIIDENDYEVLQALGVVGQATNWLDVLALFIGILTLVATTAGTLWRLAPKALLRPRHVLVAVVVILAYAVGARFFVGQRVLSLAFPTAAVAMTLSIVAGIETGVLSGILMAAVVAIMTGATGDPLEVALYVAVASLAGAVSIGRAEKVKSFLVATVAVLAANVAVLILFRLPDASIDVRGIVELGGATVANATLSSALTALNVIAAGILLQLATPLQLLELARPDNALLRRLQMEAPGTYQHSVVLSNLAERAADLIGADPILVRVGTYYHDIGKVRRPYFFVENQVPGTPNPHHDLEPTASARIIVEHVTAGAEMARLAGLPDSVIDFIRQHHGTTRVEYFYRQAVAELGIDGIDDAAFRYPGPRPQSREIALVMLADSAEASVRAAAPQSDEEIEQIVHGVVDRRLSDGELDDCDLTLRDLQRIADSFVATLKAMYHPRVRYPKAVDGEPVRRRSRAGGTPGAPGTPASS; this is translated from the coding sequence ATGCCCCCCACCGCCCCGTCCCCGGCGGATTTCGCGTTCCGTCCCGGCTTGGCCGAGTCGGCGGCGCGGCTCCGCGCCTGGGTGAAACGCCGACCGCGCCGTTTCGTCCTCGCGCTCGGCGTTGCGCTCGTCACCGGCTTGACGGCCGTGCTCGCGCTGCCGCTCGCGGTGGCCGACACGGGCCTGATCGCCGGCGGACCGAGCCCACGCACCATCCTCGCGTCCCGCGACCTCCGCTTCAGCAGCCGGCTGCAGACCGAGCGCAGGCGGGCGGATGCCGAGGCGGCCGTCGCGCCGGTCTACAAACCCAAGGACATGCTCATCACTGCCGCCCAGGTGGGCCGTGCCCGGGCCGTCCTCGACCAGGTGGCCGCGCTGCGCGTCGCAACGGATGTCACGCGTGCCGCCGCCCTCCTCGCGTTGGCGGAGGTGCCCGAGCTGCAAGCGCCCGGCGCCGGCCCGTCCGACTTGGGCGACGCCCTGCTCGGCCTGGATGACGTCGCGTTCGACGAGGTGCGGGCGGAGGTACCGGCGGTGGTGAACGCCACGCTGCGGGTGCCTGTCCGCGCCGACAGCCTCTCCGCCGCCCGCGGCAGCACGATCGCCAACGTCAAGCGCGAGATCGGCCAAGCGAACACCGAGCTGATCGCCGACCTCGCCGGCCGATTCGTCGTGCCCAACAGCCTGCTGGACGAGGCGGCCACCGCGGCGGCGCGCACGCGGGCGCGCGAGGAGGTGGCGCCCGTCGAGGTCGCGATCGCGCGCGGCCAGGCCATCATGGCCGAGGGCGAGATCATCGACGAGAACGACTACGAGGTGTTGCAGGCGCTCGGCGTCGTCGGACAGGCGACGAACTGGCTCGACGTGCTGGCGCTCTTCATCGGCATCCTGACGCTCGTGGCGACGACCGCCGGCACGCTGTGGCGGCTTGCGCCGAAGGCGCTGCTTCGGCCGCGCCACGTCCTCGTGGCGGTCGTCGTCATCTTGGCGTACGCCGTCGGCGCGCGGTTCTTCGTCGGCCAGCGGGTCCTGTCGCTGGCGTTTCCGACGGCGGCGGTGGCGATGACCTTGTCGATTGTGGCCGGCATCGAGACCGGTGTGCTGTCCGGCATCCTGATGGCGGCGGTCGTGGCGATCATGACCGGCGCGACGGGCGATCCGCTCGAGGTGGCGCTCTACGTGGCCGTGGCCAGCCTCGCCGGCGCGGTGAGCATCGGCCGGGCCGAGAAGGTGAAGTCCTTCCTCGTGGCCACCGTGGCGGTCCTGGCGGCCAACGTGGCCGTGCTCATCCTGTTTCGGCTGCCGGACGCGTCGATCGACGTGCGGGGCATCGTCGAGCTTGGCGGGGCGACGGTGGCGAACGCCACGCTGTCCAGCGCGCTGACGGCGCTGAACGTCATCGCCGCCGGCATCCTCTTGCAGTTGGCGACGCCGCTCCAGCTCCTGGAGCTGGCGCGGCCGGACAACGCGCTCCTTCGCCGGCTGCAGATGGAGGCGCCGGGGACGTACCAGCACTCCGTGGTGCTGTCGAACCTCGCCGAGCGGGCGGCCGACCTGATCGGCGCCGACCCGATCCTCGTTCGCGTCGGGACGTACTACCATGACATCGGCAAGGTCCGGCGGCCCTATTTCTTCGTCGAGAACCAGGTGCCGGGCACGCCGAACCCGCACCACGACCTCGAGCCGACGGCCAGCGCACGGATCATCGTGGAGCACGTCACCGCCGGCGCGGAGATGGCGCGCCTTGCCGGGCTGCCGGACAGCGTGATCGACTTCATCCGGCAGCACCACGGCACGACACGGGTCGAGTACTTCTATCGCCAAGCCGTCGCCGAACTGGGCATCGACGGCATCGACGACGCCGCGTTCCGCTACCCCGGCCCGCGCCCGCAGAGCCGCGAGATCGCCCTCGTCATGCTGGCGGACAGCGCCGAGGCCAGCGTCCGCGCGGCCGCCCCACAGTCCGACGAGGAGATCGAGCAGATCGTCCACGGCGTCGTCGACCGCCGCTTGTCCGACGGCGAGCTGGACGACTGCGACCTGACGCTGCGCGACCTCCAACGGATCGCCGACAGCTTCGTCGCCACGCTGAAGGCCATGTACCACCCCCGCGTCCGCTATCCGAAGGCCGTCGACGGCGAGCCGGTGCGGCGGCGGAGTCGGGCGGGGGGGACGCCGGGGGCGCCGGGGACGCCGGCATCGTCGTGA